One segment of Prionailurus bengalensis isolate Pbe53 chromosome D4, Fcat_Pben_1.1_paternal_pri, whole genome shotgun sequence DNA contains the following:
- the NINJ1 gene encoding ninjurin-1 gives MESGTEEFELNGDLRPGSPGSPDAPPSRWGRNRPINVNHYANKKSAAESMLDIALLMANASQLKAVIEQGPGFAFFVPLVVLISISLVLQIGVGVLLIFLVRYDLNNPAKHAKLDFLNNLATGLVFIIVVVNIFITAFGVQKPVMDAAPRQ, from the exons ATGGAATCGGGCACCGAGGAGTTCGAGCTCAACGGCGACCTGCGCCCGGGCTCGCCCGGCTCCCCGGACGCCCCG CCATCCCGCTGGGGCAGGAACCGGCCCATTAACGTGAACCATTACGCCAACAAGAAGAGTGCGGCGGAGAGCATGCTGGACATCGCGCTGCTGATGGCCAACGCGTCCCAGCTGAAGGCCGTCATCGAGCAGGGCCCCGGCTTCGCCTTCTTCGTGCCCCTGGTGGTCCTCATCTCCATCTCCCTCGTGCTGCAGATCGGCGTGGGCGTGCTGCTCATCTTCCTCG TCAGGTACGACCTCAACAACCCCGCGAAGCATGCCAAGCTGGACTTCCTCAACAACCTGGCCACCGGCCTAGTCTTCATCATTGTCGTGGTCAACATCTTCATCACTGCCTTTGGCGTCCAGAAGCCCGTGATGGACGCAGCACCCCGGCAGTAG
- the CARD19 gene encoding caspase recruitment domain-containing protein 19 isoform X2, protein MTEQTYCDRLVQDTPFLMGHGRLSEQQVDRIILQLNRYYPQILSNNDAEKFRNPRASLRVRLCDLLGHLQRSGERDCQEFYRALYIHAQPLHSRLPSRLALRPVAFLACLGLAAGLALLVYCCPPDPKVLPGTRRVLGFSPIIVDRHVSRFLLAFLTDDLGGL, encoded by the exons AGCAGACCTACTGTGACCGCCTGGTCCAGGACACGCCTTTCCTGATGGGCCACGGACGCCTCAGTGAGCAGCAGGTGGACAGGATCATCCTCCAGCTGAACCGCTACTACCCCCAGATCCTCAGCAACAATGACGCAGAgaag TTCCGGAATCCCAGGGCGTCCCTGCGAGTGCGGCTCTGTGACCTGCTGGGCCACCTACAGCGGAGCGGCGAGCGGGACTGCCAGGAGTTCTACCGGGCCCTGTACATCCACGCGCAGCCCCTGCACAGCCGCCTGCCCAGCCGGCTGGCCCTGC GACCCGTGGCCTTCCTGGCCTGCCTCGGCCTGGCTGCGGGGCTGGCGCTCCTCGTCTACTGCTGCCCTCCAG ACCCCAAGGTGCTGCCGGGGACCCGGCGTGTCCTGGGCTTCTCCCCCATCATCGTCGACAGGCACGTCAGCCGCTTCCTGCTGGCCTTCCTCACAGATGACCTGGGAGGGCTCTGA
- the CARD19 gene encoding caspase recruitment domain-containing protein 19 isoform X3: MTEQTYCDRLVQDTPFLMGHGRLSEQQVDRIILQLNRYYPQILSNNDAEKFRNPRASLRVRLCDLLGHLQRSGERDCQEFYRALYIHAQPLHSRLPSRLALQNSDCTELDSGTVGRELSDRDPKVLPGTRRVLGFSPIIVDRHVSRFLLAFLTDDLGGL; the protein is encoded by the exons AGCAGACCTACTGTGACCGCCTGGTCCAGGACACGCCTTTCCTGATGGGCCACGGACGCCTCAGTGAGCAGCAGGTGGACAGGATCATCCTCCAGCTGAACCGCTACTACCCCCAGATCCTCAGCAACAATGACGCAGAgaag TTCCGGAATCCCAGGGCGTCCCTGCGAGTGCGGCTCTGTGACCTGCTGGGCCACCTACAGCGGAGCGGCGAGCGGGACTGCCAGGAGTTCTACCGGGCCCTGTACATCCACGCGCAGCCCCTGCACAGCCGCCTGCCCAGCCGGCTGGCCCTGC AGAACTCAGATTGCACAGAGCTAGACTCCGGCACCGTGGGCCGCGAGCTCAGTGACAGGG ACCCCAAGGTGCTGCCGGGGACCCGGCGTGTCCTGGGCTTCTCCCCCATCATCGTCGACAGGCACGTCAGCCGCTTCCTGCTGGCCTTCCTCACAGATGACCTGGGAGGGCTCTGA
- the CARD19 gene encoding caspase recruitment domain-containing protein 19 isoform X1, whose product MTEQTYCDRLVQDTPFLMGHGRLSEQQVDRIILQLNRYYPQILSNNDAEKFRNPRASLRVRLCDLLGHLQRSGERDCQEFYRALYIHAQPLHSRLPSRLALQNSDCTELDSGTVGRELSDRGPVAFLACLGLAAGLALLVYCCPPDPKVLPGTRRVLGFSPIIVDRHVSRFLLAFLTDDLGGL is encoded by the exons AGCAGACCTACTGTGACCGCCTGGTCCAGGACACGCCTTTCCTGATGGGCCACGGACGCCTCAGTGAGCAGCAGGTGGACAGGATCATCCTCCAGCTGAACCGCTACTACCCCCAGATCCTCAGCAACAATGACGCAGAgaag TTCCGGAATCCCAGGGCGTCCCTGCGAGTGCGGCTCTGTGACCTGCTGGGCCACCTACAGCGGAGCGGCGAGCGGGACTGCCAGGAGTTCTACCGGGCCCTGTACATCCACGCGCAGCCCCTGCACAGCCGCCTGCCCAGCCGGCTGGCCCTGC AGAACTCAGATTGCACAGAGCTAGACTCCGGCACCGTGGGCCGCGAGCTCAGTGACAGGG GACCCGTGGCCTTCCTGGCCTGCCTCGGCCTGGCTGCGGGGCTGGCGCTCCTCGTCTACTGCTGCCCTCCAG ACCCCAAGGTGCTGCCGGGGACCCGGCGTGTCCTGGGCTTCTCCCCCATCATCGTCGACAGGCACGTCAGCCGCTTCCTGCTGGCCTTCCTCACAGATGACCTGGGAGGGCTCTGA